CATCCTTTATATGCCAATAATACTAGTCGCTATCTGCATAGTTTAGTTGCAATGTTgatatattcacataaaatcataacacacaaaaaaactgtaaaatttacgtgtaataaaatatgttctattctgttctgtaCACTATTATAGTTTGATAGATTTGTGATTTACAATTCCAGTTCATTCTTAAACATagattgattataatatttatttaatatttcacactgcattgtataattgtaatatatttaatatgtatatgaaacacaaaaactgtatagtttgcttgtaataaattatgttctgttctgttctgttctgttaaagctgcactctcacggattggCATTTTTGAAAACCTTTTCATCAATActgttttgtctttgaatgaggcAATTTCTGCGGTAATGTTTAGAAAGCAGTACTAAAGACTGCagacaaaagattagatcgctgttattcatattcatattcgAACATTTATGCTTTGTAGCTAAAAGTGTTACTCacgttttaataataatgatattttcggcagttttccaaataTTGAAATCTGTTATAtcgtgagttatcttatataactgaaaaGAAGGCCGTTTTACATGAAAAGGCTGATTCGGAGACAGAAAGCACTTTCTTGGTCAAACAGTTAATCTGTAAAAGTACATCTTTAAGATAATCATATATGTCAAATTATCCTATTTCATATATTCTGTTAACTTAATTTGCATATCACACAGGAAATCGAGATTCCGCATTCTTTATACTCAGTTATATTTTGAAAGGTCCATTAAATTTTTATCGAACAATACAtattcgaaattatattttcaccaaTGAGTTATAAGCAATTATTGAATTGAATCAGGTGAATCGGTAGAATAAAACAGAGGCTGGACaagtacacaaaataaaaatgcaatagaATTGATGTTTTCAGCTAAATATTCATCTGAAgctgaataatatatatatatagtattaaaacaatatgtgATAATGTACATTTGGCAATCAtgattattcaaaataatgatttataagttaattatttaCAACCAATCAAAGATATGATAATTTTTCTGAAAGATGTATAATTTCTATGTAATGTGATACGACTCAGCAATTAATCACACATTGTAGACatacattattattaacaaGTTCTCACACTCACGCAAAATCTAATTTTCATAGGAGTAGGTTTATTATCGAGTGTACAAGTCTTTTGATGAGCGTTTTTGTAATTCATGAATTCACCTTCAACACAACAAcgttgttattttcatattgtccTACAACAAGACTGGATGTTGAGCTTCTGTAATACAGTGAGTTTGGTTTCACCAATCCATTAGACTGTGTGGCTAGTGTAGCCAACTTCCTCTTTCCTTCCCTGTCCACTTGAAGTACGGTGTTTGAGTCAAAAGCGCAGACAAACACGTGACCTAGGGGCGACACGTGTACAGCGGTTGGACATTTCATATCGGGATCGCTGAGCTTTGCTAGTTTATTTCCTGCACTATCCAAGGTAAGAAGTTGGTCGTTGCAGTAATTTGCGATGTAAATTTTACTGCCATCAGAGCTTACAGCACAAAATTCAACGGTGTGTGTATCCGACTCGTCCTCAAACAACTTTCTCCTACCATTGCCTGCCTTGTCGTAAGTGTAAAGCGCAGTGCCCGATGCGATGTACAGACGCCTTGAATGATGAGCTATGTTTAGTACTCTGTGACTGAACATTAGCTGTCTTGTTTGTTGTAGCTTTGAATCCCTAACGTTGAAGAAGCGAACCTCATGTCTTTTCTCATTATTACAGTTGACAGAAACCGCTAGCTCATTGCCTGTAATAGGGCATGCATTTTGTGGACTAGTTGGAACGTCGCAGTGATCGACAATCTGATAGGCACTATCCAAGGTAAGAAGTTGATCTTTGGAGTAATTTGTGTAGTAAATTTTACTGCCATCAGAGCTTACAGCACAATCGTAAACGGTGTATGTATCCGACTCGTCCTCAAACAACTTTCTCCCCTGATTGCCTGCCTTGTCGTAAGCGTAAAGCGCAGTGCCCGATGCGATGTACAGACGCCCTGAATGATGGGCTATGTTTTGTACTCTGTGACAGCACGTTAATTGTCTTGTCTGTTGTAGCTTTGAATCCCTAACGTTGAAGAAGCGAACCTCATGTCTATTCTTATCATTGAAGTTGACAGAAACCGCCAGCTCATTGCCCGCAATATGGCATGCATTTTGTGGATGAGTTGGAACGTCGCAGTGATCGACAATCTGATAGGACTGGTTCAGGAGCTTTATACGGCAATTGTAATTGTCAACAAGAACGAGCTCTCCACTTAATAGTTCACATATTCCACTTATGTTCGAGATTCTTTTGTCAATTGTAAGTGCTGCATTGAAttgtttcacattttcaacattGAAAACATGGGACGTATTAGTAATCTCCCCAAACCGTTCCAAAGACATTAACGAATTAATAATGTGGTTTAGCCCTGTATGTAGCACAAACGCCAACTCTACTTCTTGTTTGCTTGTGTTGTCTTCGAGAATAGCTTTGGTTTCTGTAATTAATTCCTGGCATCGAGAATATCCTACGTAGGCCAAGGAATTGTTCGTCTTA
The sequence above is drawn from the Mya arenaria isolate MELC-2E11 chromosome 14, ASM2691426v1 genome and encodes:
- the LOC128216877 gene encoding uncharacterized protein LOC128216877; its protein translation is MAFNVDSSLHKASDPIHEYTCSPCEDDGLNSEAQNFCVDCLKYYCSRCESKHGGLFKRHKVLDRKDVKKWAAVPGTVVDDLERCEHHPGKAVELFCGDHQKLCCHICVSVVHRQCSLIQHIPDVAKGIDDKPEFKRLPQQIADIQLQIKKLQESREKNQQCIRDSRAQILLEIRALRRKIDQALDQLEQNTIKELDVMVATFEEQMKKDIAQSAQLSKDIKSLADSMAKTKTNNSLAYVGYSRCQELITETKAILEDNTSKQEVELAFVLHTGLNHIINSLMSLERFGEITNTSHVFNVENVKQFNAALTIDKRISNISGICELLSGELVLVDNYNCRIKLLNQSYQIVDHCDVPTHPQNACHIAGNELAVSVNFNDKNRHEVRFFNVRDSKLQQTRQLTCCHRVQNIAHHSGRLYIASGTALYAYDKAGNQGRKLFEDESDTYTVYDCAVSSDGSKIYYTNYSKDQLLTLDSAYQIVDHCDVPTSPQNACPITGNELAVSVNCNNEKRHEVRFFNVRDSKLQQTRQLMFSHRVLNIAHHSRRLYIASGTALYTYDKAGNGRRKLFEDESDTHTVEFCAVSSDGSKIYIANYCNDQLLTLDSAGNKLAKLSDPDMKCPTAVHVSPLGHVFVCAFDSNTVLQVDREGKRKLATLATQSNGLVKPNSLYYRSSTSSLVVGQYENNNVVVLKVNS